DNA sequence from the Manduca sexta isolate Smith_Timp_Sample1 chromosome 25, JHU_Msex_v1.0, whole genome shotgun sequence genome:
GCTGTGCGGGATCTTTTGCACACTGAACGGCCTGCacaatattatcaattatattagTGTAACCAACATAAGATATTAGATTCTAAATCggtcattataaaattataagtttgctggaataattaattttaaatatggagaGCTTTTGGATGTGTTATCATGAAACTGTGGCGCCATGTCTACATGAATTGCtttataacacatattatataaaatgaatagtaGTTAACTTACCTTTCACATCCAGAGTTATGGCAATTAGTAAGTTTCCCCTTCAGTGGTTGTGCTGCATTGAGTCTCGTGGACTGTAGAGTGAAGAGTTCGGCGCTAGTGTCGCAAGGTCTCACGGCAGCTGACCGCGCTGCTTCACGAGGCGGTTCCCGGTGAGTCGCAGCACCTGGCGGAGGCCCTGGGGACATAGCAGGTCCCGCAGGACGGCCTCCATCTCGGGAACTCTCTCCCAGCCCATCTATGATGATCTCGTATGTGCCTCGGTCGCGATCAACATCTTCGTCATTTTCGATGTCCTCGTTCTCATAGTCCTCATAAtctgaaaagatttttttccctattttttactttttattgtttataattatgaaagTAGAAAAAACGTTTAATCGACAAGAGCTTACCGACTTCGTCTTCTGTATATGGTTTAGCTTTGACTTTTGTGTGATCCCACAGAGGGAACCACACTGCCAGTAGACTTGTCAAGTAACTTCCGAGCCAGGAAATAGGCTTCATTGgctgtaaaattaataagataCGGCTTTAACTAacctacattttaataaaatatagtccaTAACATAGATCTTAGATACAATCaggaatagaaaaataattatttaccgaTAGTTTGTTGCTGTTTCCACTAAACGGATTTCTGGAATCGGGACAACGACCTTGATGGTCATGTACGGTAACTTTCTTGTAGATCCTATCCTGGACTAGGGAGTCCATGATTGTGCCGTCGACTTGCCCGAAGAATCGGCCAGTTTGTGACACGTCTTCCGAGAGGATAATGAATCCATTATCGTCCAAGATGTAACAGTCAAGTTCGTCGCCAGCGCAAGTCTTTTTACAGACGGTGCCAACTGTGCACTAAAAGTGAGAGTTATATTTTTTAGCaagtttaagtatttttgagagagagtaaataaatgtatatatatgagACATTAGTTAGGAAGTTATCATCATGATATGCGCAATATAGAAAAATGATTAATGCTTGCTAGACTTTACAGATATATACGCTCTTTTCTTTCAGAATGaaaggtatttatttatcataaacgGAAGAAGAAGATTACTTACGGTAGAAGTAACATTCAAGAAATGTTTTGCAAGTGATTCCAACTGGAAATGGAGTCCAACAACTGCCGCTGGGGCTCTGTGGCCTCGTGATTCCACAAACACAGCGTGAGTAGCCAGGACTAGCGGTGGTCTTCCACTTAGATCCTCTGCTTCTGACCCATCACGGAAGGGCACAGAAAAGACAAAGCTCTCCGGTTCTATTGCGTGATGTTCGACTGCACGACGGTACCATTCAGAATCGAATGCTCTTGCATATTTTTCGCTGAAGTGGCTGTAAGTTAACGGGCAGTTTTACATAAAAGATAATATGATAATTGTGAAGTTACATAATTTGAGAAAAGATTcctttaatgtaataaatagcTGATGACACATCTATGGAGTTTCTGTGCCTGCATATTTAAGAAATCATATTAAGATTCTTAAATGGTATTCCATTAATTCTATGACACTTACGATTCAGCGGAATCGGAACTTCTTGATGTGTTAATATTTTCAGTCCACTTCAGCAGACCGCTGCGAGTAGCGATGAAGGACAGGGTCACGACGAACTTGTGGAATCTGCCTTGCCTGCAAAAACGTTCATGATTAATATCGACgcatattttaactttttggatacatttttaatataacagtgACTAAGGATTTCACTCAAACATTTATCAATCGTAGGTATTTTCACGTCAATAAAAGAAAAGTTATTAAGGAGTCACGGACCTTCTAACTTTAAAAAAAGCAGCGGTTTTGTTGATTAGATTTACTATTTAGGTATGTGAACTATACAAAAAGTGATATTTTAAtcctaattttatataaaaatcaacaatatcGATGCTGGTTTTGACGAATTCGAGATAAGTACTTAATTGATTGTACTAATTAGTTTCGTTCATAATGTTATAGCGTTAGCTAATTAAAGACTAGCAACACCCAATAActggaattatattttagacGCAGGTGGCTAATCTAGTTAACTCGCACTCATGTAGTTTCCAACTATGTTTTGGATTTCTATACGACAATAACTTAGCATTCTAGCACAAGAAAAAGTTTGAATTTGGCTTCGTATCGAGTCACAGAAAATAACTGTCTACCTTCTATAATAATACAGACCATTTTTTGCAAAGGTagtaatttctatatttattcgaTATAAGCCAATACAACGTGGGATCCTCGTCACGAGCGTTTTTCTACGTTGTGGAAACGTTTTAAACCATTTTTCTGGTTATTCTTTTTCCAATATTTAACTTCCACGTTAATTGTAATGGAAAAAGTGTATGTGTATTCGGTATGTGTGAGAAAActcataaagttttttttgataACGTTTTGCTGGACCTAGGAATCGAACCTAAGAACATTTCACTACACAGCTTAAAATAATGCGGTTACACAATCAGAATATTATATAGCAATAATatacagaataaataataacaataatatatctaattaagaattaaaaaaatccttgCGTGCTTAAAAATCCTGGAAAGATAAATTTCGTTAGTTACATTACTATACCTTGTCCTTGGCTGcagaaataactttataataaggGACTATCAGAGAACTATCAATATTTGTTAATAGTAGttttcttactttttttttaatatttctttctgatattttaaaataagtatatattttttttgtaatcaaatCAGATTATAtgtagtcataaaaataaaaggtaatATCTCTAAAGAGAAAAACCTAATCGGatttatctaatatataaaattctcgtgtcacaatgtttgtctccgtactcctccgaaacggctttaccgattttaaccaaattttgcatgcatattcagtaggtctgagaatcggctaacatctatttttcatacccctaagtgttaagggttgtccaccgttaacattttttttataattctatacaaatttttatttttttatttttttttttatttcgcattaaaaaatacattaaacccaaaatttatacccttctatcaccaacccctatttttttgtaaaaaaaatgttaagggtaaaacaaagtccccgctgcatctgtctgcctgaacgtgttaaactcaaaaactacccaacgtattaagatgaaatttggtatggaacagtttgagaccctgggaagaacataggctcccgggaaactactacttttataacggaaaactttagcctgaaaaactttataacgcgggcggagccgcgggcaaaagctagtagttaataatattacctactGCATTTAAAAGTATTCGATCAGAATATGTTATTTACGCGATAAGGGTTTAgccttaatttaattatgaattattcagAATTATTGATAGTTCTCCAAGAATACACATAAGAATTACATACACGGTCTATTTAGCGGTGAAATATAACTTTGCAAATCCACGTATGTGCACTGCAGTCCGCCGTATAACCTAGTTACTCATTAGGGCTAGCATATCTATTTGAAGTGACGTATTTTTGTTACGTTACCTTGTCAGTAGTGCCATTAACGTTGCTATCGGGCTATTTGTGTGACAAACACAGACGAATTAGTGATCAACGTAAAATTAACTTAACGTGCAGTAAGTGTACAGTATTGATTGCATGCAACGTTTTATCGCAGTATTTGAAGTCGTATCTCTtcagaaaatgtattttctgtgtagcaatgatttttattttataaatgaaattcattgcagtgcaaatattttgtaaatcgtAGTTATGTGTCAGTTTACGGTTTATTGGCCGGGTTTGACTGAGATATTGTCtattacaaaatcattatatgtTTTTGTGTGATCATGAATATTGTTGAAATGGTAAAGaatctttactttttttttattcgttttgtattttatctcaATATATCTCCAAtgtcgcttactatcaggttattcgagaatttttttattcatatgtaAGAGTTGCCAGATTAATTTTTCGGCATGAGAtgaatagttattaaaatatttgagatACAACTTTTGATTCATAAAAAGCTATTGAAGAAGCACATATTTTGCGtgcattgaaatataatttgcactttttgaataaatttggacagtaaatttattttggtgCTTTGAAGCGTGCTCAAAGATCAATTTAGATACGTACTGAGAATGGTGACTCGCATGTCCAGTGTGAGCGTCCAGTTCTTTGATTACCATTGCGTCCCGGATGAGTGACTGTACTAAAGTTTTATCGCCTGAAACATGCAAGCAGATTTAATATCTAGGTTTAGGGAAATTTGTTGaagtataaattatgtatttggacataatataaatgacatATTTTGGACTCGATCAACTGTACTTAACTCTTCTCTTGACTGTCAACTGATCAGTGGTTGCCTTTGAAAGTGACTTTTGATagacattaaataaagtatatttttgtcaAACAACTTTTGGCAGGCCAGACAATCCATGGATAACTCTATCTCTTACTTTACATAATAAACTTACAATAATAAGAATCTCTGTCCTGCTTCTTATGTGCGTTGTGCAGAGTGAGGGCTCGTGGCCGCAGCGACATCCATTTCCAGCCAGGCCTGCCAGCTCTTGACAGGAAATGAAGCAGTTGCTCCTCCGGTGAGTTAAACGTCTGATCTGATGTTGACGCGTATTCACAGTACACCCTGGGGATATATATTCTGGTTCTAGTCTTTttaaacatagtaaaatatatagaagGAAACATGCTGCATGagtattaaaatgataaatccCGTGAAACAGTTATATGGTAACATACGACATTTTCAGTAGTGTTTTAATGTTTCCGAAATGAATGAAAACAATAAGATGGGTACGATAAGAATTTTGTTGTGGAAACGATGAACGGTATTTCAGATGATTTAATTATAccacatttaattatatgtattaaaatgtatcttACCAGTCTGGGTGGATTTTCCAGTTTTCACCCTTAAAATATTCCGTGACTGCATAGGAAcatagcaaaatatataaataatgtgaaGCTTTCAAACGTTTGGTTACGCGTTTTAGACAAACATTAAATGTGTATTAAATTGGactgcatatatttttatttattggccTAAATAAAGTACGCAgcaaattcaaaatatctttaaaattataagaatgAACTGCAGATGTTATaatcatataaaatgtataataaggTTCTCAGAACATATTTCACTGAATTCCTCATTAAGGATAAGTGTTTTcccatattaaatatatttttttaacaaatgtcTTACCATTTATTGGACTATGTTTAACCTCCTGCTCCGCTTGCAGCTCATACATTCCGTATCCATCAGGAAGGACAGCGGCTAGGGAGAACGGTGTGCCATCTACTGGACTATAAAAGTACCTCTGGCGCCGGGTGGACACGCGTCTCATGTTGTCATACTGAACCTTTACCCCTATCTCTGTTTCTCCTTCTCGCTGTTCTATCATCTCATGTCGAAGCTGGAAATTATACATTATCATAACTAGATTTatgaaaatagactttattacaaacataatagaTTTATATTCATACGATTAACATTATCAACATTTGGTATTGTTAGTTATGCTACTCACATCAAGTAACAATGAAGTAAGATTAACCCTCGAATTCTCGTCAGAATCCATTAGTAGTTCCACGTCGGTAAGGTCAACACTTGAATATAGAGGTCTTAATGTCTCCGTGTACTGAAATGAGGGTTATTATTACCAGTTTGCACGATGGcattaaactaattatattagtaaatataattcgCCGTCATAAATACTTACTTCCTCGTTTGTATGCTGTAACAAAAGACAAattgttaaaacaatataagctatattttaactaatatgaATGTGCGCGGGAGTAAGAAACTGAATGTGCGTGTGGTTAGGATACGGAACGGGGAAGGAAAAAAATAGATGATGTGTTTAAAACAATGAGTATTTATATGATGTcccaaaattttacataaattatctttataaaataccaCATTTATATAGCGCCACTCACCAAAGGTCTTAAGTCCGGATGGTATAAAACATGCCCGTTGTTATCCACCATGAAGGAGTAACCATTAACTCCTAACTAGAACAATAACATGCACTTGAAAATACGCATAATCttatataagaataaaacatattttgcatAGTACTCATTTAAAACATGTCTTAGTTTTAACTGCCTTTTTTATTGGGAAGAAACTATAATGGTTATCGAAAGATTAATATCCGAAAAGAAACCCCCTCATTAATAGACTTGTATGACTTGTATGATCTATGAAGCCCtgataaaatcagtttaatgaTTTCGGAGATTAGTCTGCATTCAACAGCTAAAATTCACATGAGACTAGGACAGTTCTTCGAAACACAGGaggcattttaattttatttatttacataaacttaATGTAATTTTCATATTCGCCATTTACCTTGTATGGTGGCACGAGCTTCTTTATCTCATCGACAGGTACATCTGTTCCGACTACACCCAGAAGGTTTGCTTCCCTTTGCTAGAAAAAATACGAACATTGTTATTTATCTACGTTAAGGATTTAAATGTAATGTAGGTTTATTGTAAATATGCATTTATTCATTTGCagtaaaatcattattaatagcTGTCTATATACCGTGTGATTTCTCCTGTCGAATATGGGAACGGTGACCGATGTCATCAGTTGACCCATTCCGTCGTCAGAGAGGCTGCTACTCTGTAAATCAAAGTTTACGAAATTATAACGTTTGGACTgcctccgtggcgtagttgcatgcgcggtacggcagcgctatgtcctgggttcgaatcctgagtcGGGCATAGAATTtttgcccaatatggcgataggctcgcccccaatcatatcatgggacggaatacacttggcgaaaagtgggtgccctggttactcctctgcataccccttagAGGATAAATGAGTGTTGAGTGTGTGTATAACGTTTCTTTACCAGACCGTCATTCAGCGATTACTGTATTACTGCAAGGTTTGACGGCCTTCCGACCAGCACTTCATATATTTGTCTAAATAGTAATTTTCATTACGGCGAACACATGCAAAAGTACTTGAAATGGAATTATAAGCTGATAAATCTTGTTGAACGTATATTAGTAGTTGTTTGTAGGAACTGTTGCTGACATCGGGTAGAATCTTTAGATCTCAGATTACTTACCCTCCCACCAACATAAACAGGGCTCCAGTGCACGGGATGAACAGTTTGGTACATGACGAGTGGTCTTGCTAGCACCTCAACCAGGTGCAACACTTTAGGACGGATTTCTGCGTGCTCATTAATTGACACGTAGAAACCTAAAGAAATATAGTGAaagaagtattaaaaaaatattatacgtagTTATCTATCCGTATAATATGGTTAAAATATTCCAGTGGttcaatataacatttttttaaattgttagtctgtttattattcattactaaTATCATCTTTACAGAACTAAACATAAAGTCCAATTAATAccatcaaaaaaataaattatttcatagcaGCTACCTTTATTAGTGCAAGCCATGTCCTTCATAGTGTGTCCCGCGGCAGTATCTCCTCCCACTCTGTACGTAAAGATGCGCACGGGCATGTGGGGCCAGTTCCATGTCCGGAACACCCCCTTCACCCCCGTAGCACCGCCTCCAGCGCCAATCACCGCGATCGCCTGGTTGCACTGACACCCTTGGCCAGTGCGGTTGTACTATAACAAGGATTGGTAAGAGTTGTTTTATTTAGGGTTTTCTGTATGAGCACTGCAGTCACAAAACTTTATAGTTTACGGAAATGGATGAATTTCAACAAGATTTTTGGGATATTTGCAAATGTTTAgcgttttttttgtaattaactttataaCTGGTCGATTACTGCAAAACAGCTTATTACTACTGCGGTTtaaatattgtcaatatttGCGCTGACTAGAGCCTAAGGTTCTTTGATTAAAATTAGAGAAACACTTTATAAATACCCTATTTAGTATTTCGAAAGCCGTAGTGAGCGCTCCAGTCAGATTCGCCACACCACCCGATACTTCGGCATTCCAAACCGATGTCTTTAGTTCGCGAATTGTCTCCGGCACCGCCTGCAGCAAAAAAGGAAACTTAGTCTAGATTTTTCATGCTTTGAATATTTCTGTGTTAAAAaggtgataataattataattatttgagtGTATAACGTTTCTAAACTTgcttaataaataatgacaatagttaaatttcaaaattattaaacaacattAAATCGGCATGGACTAAGAAAAACACGGTACATATATTATCATTAGatgtaatacataaaataaaatatcgaatatggcaataaatatattactagaTAGAATGATTGTTAAAGTGGTGTCAGGTCACCTCGCTCAACATAGCCGTTAGAGCAAAGTTGGGTTTAATAAGTTAAAACGTTGCAAAACTGCTACACCGCGCTTGCAGCAAACCTTGAAACTTGCTTCAAGCGCCATTGTTATTAGTTGTACCTAACTTTCATCTACGTGTTCTGTTTTATAGGTCAATACGAGGCTAACCGATAGAATATCGAACATTAAAAAGTCGTACTGatcaaaaacttttaaattactatttgattacaaaatgatatttttatggcAATTTAACATTTACGAATATATTTGAGACTTGAGAGTCAAATTTGTGTTgagagtaaaaaaatctatcaaaacgttattattttccatttatGTACCTAATAAATGTCACTAACAATGGTTTTTAGCAATAATTCATAGTCATTAGTAATCAAACAACTAAAATGCTGGTgaaataactaaacaaaattcCCTTACGTTCCCGCAAAGGTAAATAAGCCGTTAGACAATAAATACTGCATTTACCGAGTAATTAATACGCGCAAACACGGCTCTTATAATGGGACTTGTTATAACAAGTCACAAATATACAAAGTTTCATTTGTAGACGACATAAAACGGGCCATGTTTGCCATCAAGGTAATTTCTGGATCGCTTATTAGCGAAGTTGAGAGTTCGAGAGGTCTGAAGTCTCTTCGGATGGGTTTTAAGAGCGTTCCATATTGACTTTTGACTCTCGTTTATGACATTTAAGTCTAATGTGAGATGAATTAAATATATGGTTTTTTTATCATTGCGAAGTGCAAAGGTCTGTAGACATAGACTCATGGATATGtactaacatacatacatatagacaGTCTATTATgctgaataaaaattaatgttttaagtaataaaatataccgaTGCCAGTACTTGGTTTTACCATTGATTTGAAAGTATAGGttctaatattacttatatctaAA
Encoded proteins:
- the LOC115443776 gene encoding voltage-dependent calcium channel subunit alpha-2/delta-3 (The sequence of the model RefSeq protein was modified relative to this genomic sequence to represent the inferred CDS: added 111 bases not found in genome assembly); translation: MALSDSMSRHLPAGLLFSLLVAAAIANQLEDIPHNEVKNWALKFGVDLWEFGRHFTKMNQIQNKYHEYNVEVVRKDGLLLVRELAAEVKNYMDFKINAVMRIMDSAEAAALTAGSGASDGAPGSYYDARWLNVHADDGTLAARARRLLLAPSRHFDHIAVNTSYSAVLMPPYINVEDSEVQNQIAWSEHLDPLFVNNYEIDSSLSWQYYASSTGFMRRYPAMSWPPEDGYSHHARDFYDFRSSNWFVEAATSPKDLVILLDDSDDIGSSYWRLAKATVSALLDTLGPNDFVNIYRYSDTVAEIHSCYSKILAQAVPETIRELKTSVWNAEVSGGVANLTGALTTAFEILNRYNRTGQGCQCNQAIAVIGAGGGATGVKGVFRTWNWPHMPVRIFTYRVGGDTAAGHTMKDMACTNKGFYVSINEHAEIRPKVLHLVEVLARPLVMYQTVHPVHWSPVYVGGRSSSLSDDGMGQLMTSVTVPIFDRRNHTQREANLLGVVGTDVPVDEIKKLVPPYKLGVNGYSFMVDNNGHVLYHPDLRPLHTNEEYTETLRPLYSSVDLTDVELLMDSDENSRVNLTSLLLDLRHEMIEQREGETEIGVKVQYDNMRRVSTRRQRYFYSPVDGTPFSLAAVLPDGYGMYELQAEQEVKHSPINVTEYFKGENWKIHPDWVYCEYASTSDQTFNSPEEQLLHFLSRAGRPGWKWMSLRPRALTLHNAHKKQDRDSYYCDKTLVQSLIRDAMVIKELDAHTGHASHHSQQGRFHKFVVTLSFIATRSGLLKWTENINTSRSSDSAESHFSEKYARAFDSEWYRRAVEHHAIEPESFVFSVPFRDGSEAEDLSGRPPLVLATHAVFVESRGHRAPAAVVGLHFQLESLAKHFLNVTSTCTVGTVCKKTCAGDELDCYILDDNGFIILSEDVSQTGRFFGQVDGTIMDSLVQDRIYKKVTVHDHQGRCPDSRNPFSGNSNKLSPMKPISWLGSYLTSLLAVWFPLWDHTKVKAKPYTEDEVDYEDYENEDIENDEDVDRDRGTYEIIIDGLGESSRDGGRPAGPAMSPGPPPGAATHREPPREAARSAAVRPCDTSAELFTLQSTRLNAAQPLKGKLTNCHNSGCERPFSVQKIPHSNLILLVVDTLCPCGAKRLDVRAREAPPRSVCRRRAPHAHRRRPHHCVSYHPEEIEIQSCGRGGRTEPVLALLSTVVLRLWLST